The Xiphias gladius isolate SHS-SW01 ecotype Sanya breed wild chromosome 4, ASM1685928v1, whole genome shotgun sequence genome includes a window with the following:
- the rev3l gene encoding DNA polymerase zeta catalytic subunit isoform X2: MFAVRIVTADYYLARPIKDLDVCYSEFRESDVKRVPVVRIFGATPAGQKTCLHLHGVFPYIYVPYDGYGQQPERYLRQVAFSIDRALNVAMGNPASSAQHVFKVVLVSGMPFYGYHAKEKHFMKIYLFNPQMVKRVCELLQSGAVMSKSYQPHEGHIPYLLQLFIDYNLYGMNLVNLGAVKFRRSQNKVPDRQTPSSRPSISPWKSPCASKLNESTLGGTFVRWEENTIPCSLVLDEVEKQSTCELEVDAVAVDVLNRLEMENQIGRNPGLQAIWEDEKQRRREKNQATQIETPESQDRGFVDSTESEKVFMKRFKEILTENKFDVTQAPSVGVGEEDQEDFPADLTLHSDPPTPEGLECTTANAVEVHRDSQPDSVSSSGKISEEAVVDEEAILSVLENSHTFLSLSQTSNHSPLLDSSQDHAIIDLLAGLEDDGFCRTPIRQNSQSQSLPGARSYHCNSDEEEAGPELDREEAELSVIMSQRWDNEAPESSSLPRPGVKEAEDGFSDEQQESSDEDMEWSGNNSLFANLSIPQLDGAADENSDSSLTDSSSRTQSSLIVTEKMLGKRNPFPGETVQLEPPSSAKILLECKHPEHRPVHVLDTEQPLDKHFQSKSSQDSSSECSTGFKVNKEIPYIPPVKHPIPCKIANHPEVSPICVDKEDIRPLYTFDKKTSIALDKTDLESFPFGNGKVAKTRKKYGSIKNVETNCLSILQNHRTFSLCYSELRNCSGKTDLELSQKDSKSPILRNISAPSPMEEDEFLDPQEEEMGQDSEEGDVGELKIRYEDYQENKTERTIVAQQEAHYKFFPSVILSNCLSRKKAGSKKLTDSCGKPVEAQPRRCRLKVNKKRLGMAGQRNKLNIVESSSSDSHVSTSLTSVTSACLQTVDREILDENSKEPEPVKDGPVTEGKPNTKEEPPIEERSINERTEPISEPPATNSTCFSEEAKDTAEDRLSPLQDLSAKVTCTKPSALPGSKYTLRAKRKMIYDSEDGEHSGSTRSKNPASVKDGKLKDSNVPSGQEVKYQKRRKKEPPIIIKYIIINRFKGQKNMLVKMSKVNAEEQLVLLTPDKLELYNKLAPLKDFWPKVPESTAVKFPVTEPKAKKHPKRKAKVNSTNKKTVSNSSKPRVRQGEWVKRTKGSQRGTILSSLLPPQPSYCELADDHDTEYTDVMLELGYLSDTSPSLTESTPPRCWSPSDPLMDSSEQLINPFSDPCLSSALHKPCTVSSIKGAQNKFQTARSKKSADSKRKVNKSATKPPEEGEPKKEKLRQSSGVAPRQRKKAKDVAEGTVNSSTNTTKPKRSRKKKTEEPKSHELSKDSSHLLFPEDELPPSESSSQEVPPFQQPVSTDSNSQCSPQTASTPDSNSVAQSIEPKVEYCETSIMEVNQSFSPLAQLKQQSCQTTVVKAEASQEECTAPPPPLAGLLLVEDSKDAQPVVDSPISGPKNGEIPTLCETPSGLAVLKQLLQKRQQGQTLPLKVVGTDNHSTAIAQATALLDPTTKPAKSRKAPSTTHRKPRAAKSTTPKDKKPRIRKGKTSSTQPNLTVKQEGNMSDDCPLFLSNPSLETCNFIEDSLSPELPHNYTFDINVIDQTEFSSPYSSSQFVLTDKNLPVKFLSDVSQEAITAQTLGFEKKLDRLLGCGEELQRGSDWHKAGPISPDLFDRPENRESVSNHLTFLDSERIKSRECDFSICKAHTLSPFQDFHCERKELLFSVCDPVLPLTLSSASFVDQEGSPTAELLDGIDGLTSTTPSSSPRSIGSLSQVRASQLLRGAGGGAHILKPLMSPPSREEILNTLLDLEMSEATFQEPFCSDPSDAPGKPMEVGGRKLTVGTRLAKELAEFSGDLSLEGLHFWKTAFSAMTHPTTITSSSQAQGAEASEAGKELAKPDPSSASDKKVVLLPCKNPPSRECVHLWLEARKQYECLQKWRRDTGLLKNGRAGLDVEEENPERTTQPSASCCPTVKVELCGNLSSIRTQRRKKGSLSLIISPMKNTGSQSKSSEVSPVSDEGAVGQEKEDDDDDDDDNKTTFPGSPELPPWQQSSQPSPSGPDQLSENRQSENFSEPLSPRLSNSLERLGENYSPSPLHVSNREEGRTSPHLLPSTPFLRKWRRSQEDLEPVCSTPISEDTPISQRLQQRRRSQADPLRRVLLTTQTKNQFAALNVPKKDNSQIEGPSIANSYGFKISMQNLQDAKALHEVQYLTLMGMELHARTRRDLEPDPEFDPICALFYCLSSDAPLPDVDSTQLTGAIVVDKDYQSCDQGGYKGAAPLLVRSGISGLQVKYATDEKMLFQELIAIMRRFDPDILLGYEVQMRSWGYLLQRAAVLRVDLCQQLSRVPGDSKENHFTTDRDEYGADTMTEISITGRITLNLWRVMKTEVTLNNYSFENTAFHVLHQRFPLYSPRTLSDWFDHNTDLYRWKMVDHYMSRVCGTMQLLQQHDIVGRTSELARLFGIQFFHVLTRGSQYRVESMMLRLAKPLNYIAVTPSIQQRAQQRAPQCLPLVMEPESRFYSNSVVVLDFQSLYPSIVIAYNYCFSTCLGHMDSLGTPDEFKFGCTSLRVPPDLLYQLRNDIAVSPNGIAFVKSSVRKGVLPSMLEEILNTRIMVKQSMKTYKQDKALTRLLEARQLGLKLIANVTFGYAAANYSGRMPSVEVGDSIVHKARETLERAIKLVNDTKKWGARVVYGDTDSMFVLLKGATKEQAFKIGNEIAEAVTATNPKPVKLKFEKVYLPCVLQTKKRYVGYMYENLDQKEPVFDAKGIETVRRDGCPAVSKILERSIKLLFETRDISQVKQFVQRQCVKVLDGRASMQDLTFAKEYRGSGSYRPGACVPALELTRRMMVYDRRLEPRVGERVPYVVVYGTPGMPLIQLVRRPMELLQDPGLRLNATYYITKQILPPLARMFQLIGVDVFSWYQELPRIQKASCSSAMGGEEAGRKGTISQYFTTLHCPVCDELTQLGVCSRCRAEPQRVVVTLYQDIRRWESQQDQLLKVCRNCSGCADRQVPCVSLDCPVLYKLARVNRQLSKAPYLRQLLEQF; the protein is encoded by the exons ATCGTGGATTTGTCGATTCAACGGAGAGCGAGAAAGTCTTCATGAAGAGATTCAAGGAGATTCTGACGGAGAACAAGTTTGACGT GACACAAGCTCCATCTGTGGGTGTTGGGGAGGAGGACCAAGAGGATTTTCCTGCTGACCTCACTCTCCATTCTGACCCCCCGACCCCAGAGGGACTAGAGTGTACCACCGCTAATGCTGTGGAGGTGCACAGGGACTCGCAGCCAG ACTCTGTGAGCAGCAGTGGTAAAATCTCAGAGGAGGCTGTGGTTGACGAGGAGGCCATCTTGAGTGTCCTGGAGAACAGTCACACCTTCCTCTCGCTATCCCAAACATCCAACCACTCACCTCTGTTAG ACAGCAGCCAAGACCATGCCATCATCGATTTGCTGGCAGGCCTGGAGGATGATGGATTCTGCAGGACCCCCATTAGGCAGAATTCCCAGTCCCAGTCTCTTCCTGGTGCCAGGAGCTACCACTGCAacagtgatgaggaggaggcaggaCCAGAGCTGGACAGAGAAGAGGCAGAGCTCAGCGTGATAATGTCTCAGCGATGGGACAACGAGGCTCCTGAGAGTTCATCCTTACCAAG GCCTGGtgtgaaggaggcagaggacGGCTTCAGTGACGAGCAGCAGGAGTCCTCCGATGAAGACATGGAGTGGAGTGGGAATAACTCTCTGTTCGCCAACCTCTCCATCCCCCAGCTTGACGGGGCGGCAGACGAGAACAGCG ATTCATCCTTAACGGACAGTAGTTCCAGGACCCAGTCTTCTCTCATAGTAACAGAAAAGATGCTCGGGAAAAGAAATCCCTTCCCTGGGGAGACAGTACAACTGGAGCCACCTTCTTCAGCTAAAATCCTTCTGGAGTGCAAGCACCCTGAGCACAGACCAGTTCATGTGCTGGACACAGAGCAACCACTTGACAAGCACTTTCAATCAAAAAGCAGCCAGGACAGCAGTAGTGAATGTTCGACAGGGTTCAAGGTTAATAAAGAAATCCCCTACATCCCACCAGTCAAGCACCCTATCCCCTGCAAAATAGCCAATCACCCCGAGGTGTCTCCCATCTGTGTAGACAAAGAGGACATCCGACCCCTGTACACCTTTGACAAGAAAACCTCTATAGCCTTGGATAAGACAGATCTAGAGAGTTTTCCATTTGGTAATGGAAAGGTGGCCAAAACCAGGAAGAAGTATGGCAGCATAAAGAATGTAGAAACAAACTGTCTGTCCATTCTTCAGAACCACCGGACCTTCTCGCTCTGTTACTCAGAGCTGAGAAACTGCTCCGGGAAGACAGATCTGGAACTGAGCCAGAAGGACAGTAAAAGCCCCATCCTGAGGAACATCTCCGCCCCATCACCCATGGAGGAGGATGAGTTCCTTGATCCTCAGGAGGAAGAAATGGGCCAGGACAGTGAGGAGGGTGATGTTGGTGAACTCAAAATTAGGTACGAGGACTATCAGGAAAATAAGACTGAGCGGACTATCGTGGCCCAGCAGGAAGCGCACTACAAGTTCTTTCCCAGCGTCATCCTGTCCAACTGCCTCAGTAGGAAGAAAGCTGGGAGCAAAAAGCTTACAGATTCCTGCGGCAAACCAGTAGAGGCCCAGCCTCGCAGATGTAGGCtgaaagtgaataaaaaaaggttAGGAATGGCCGGACAGAGGAACAAATTAAACATAGTTGAAAGCTCATCCTCTGACAGCCACGTTAGTACTAGCCTCACCTCAGTCACATCTGCTTGTCTACAGACTGTGGACAGAGAGATTTTAGACGAAAACTCAAAAGAGCCTGAGCCAGTTAAAGATGGGCCTGTCACAGAGGGAAAGCCAAACACGAAAGAGGAGCCACCGATTGAGGAGAGGTCTATAAATGAAAGGACAGAACCAATTTCAGAGCCCCCTGCTACCAACTCCACTTGTTTTTCTGAAGAAGCTAAAGACACAGCAGAGGATAGGTTAAGCCCATTGCAAGATTTATCTGCCAAAGTCACCTGCACCAAACCTTCAGCACTGCCTGGTAGTAAATACACCCTGAGAGCCAAACGGAAGATGATCTATGATAGTGAAGATGGAGAACACTCAGGTTCCACTCGTTCTAAGAATCCAGCCTCTGTGAAAGACGGCAAGCTCAAGGACAGCAATGTACCCAGTGGGCAGGAAGTAAAATACCAGAAACGGCGCAAGAAAGAACCCCCAATCATCATCAAGTACATTATTATCAACAGGTtcaaaggacagaaaaacatgctggTGAAGATGTCCAAAGTGAATGCAGAGGAACAGTTGGTGTTGTTGACACCAGATAAGCTTGAGCTGTACAATAAACTGGCTCCACTCAAGGATTTCTGGCCCAAGGTGCCAGAATCAACTGCAGTCAAGTTTCCCGTGACTGAGCCAAAGGCCAAGAAACACCCCAAACGAAAGGCAAAGGTCAACTCCACCAATAAGAAAACAGTCAGCAACTCTTCCAAACCTCGAGTCAGACAGGGTGAATGGGTCAAACGGACTAAAGGCTCTCAGAGAGGCACAATTCTATCCTCTCTACTGCCCCCTCAGCCATCTTACTGTGAGCTAGCTGATGACCATGACACCGAGTATACCGATGTCATGTTGGAGTTGGGTTACCTCTCTGATACATCCCCAAGCCTTACAGAATCAACACCCCCGCGTTGTTGGTCCCCAAGTGACCCTCTTATGGACAGCTCAGAGCAGCTGATAAACCCATTCAGTGACCCATGTCTTAGTTCTGCTTTGCACAAGCCATGCACTGTGTCTTCAATCAAAGGAGCACAAAATAAGTTTCAAACTGCCAGATCCAAGAAATCTGCAGATAGTAAAAGGAAAGTTAATAAGTCAGCTACTAAGCCTCCAGAGGAAGGAGAgcccaaaaaggaaaaattaagacAAAGTAGTGGCGTTGCTccaaggcagagaaagaaagctaAAGATGTAGCTGAAGGTACTGTCAACAGTtctacaaacacaacaaaacctAAAAGGTCTCGCAAAAAGAAGACTGAGGAACCCAAAAGCCATGAGCTAAGTAAAGACAGCTCTCATCTCCTTTTCCCAGAGGATGAGCTACCTCCTTCTGAGAGTTCCTCTCAAGAGGTCCCTCCATTTCAGCAGCCAGTGAGCACAGATAGCAACAGCCAGTGCAGTCCCCAGACTGCATCTACGCCAGACTCTAACTCAGTAGCCCAGTCTATAGAACCAAAGGTTGAGTACTGTGAGACTTCAATCATGGAGGTCAACCAAAGTTTTTCACCACTGGCTCAGCTGAAGCAGCAAAGTTGCCAGACCACTGTGGTGAAGGCAGAGGCTTCACAGGAGGAGTGCacagctcctccacctcctctggcTGGACTACTCTTAGTGGAAGACAGCAAAGATGCCCAACCAGTGGTAGACTCCCCAATCTCAGGCCCTAAGAACGGGGAGATCCCCACTCTTTGTGAGACCCCTTCTGGCTTGGCTGTCCTAAAGCAGCTTCTCCAGAAGAGGCAGCAAGGACAGACCCTTCCCTTAAAAGTGGTTGGTACAGACAACCACTCCACTGCCATAGCTCAGGCCACAGCACTACTAGATCCTACAACTAAACCAGCTAAATCCAGAAAAGCTCCCTCTACCACTCATCGTAAACCAAGGGCCGCAAAATCTACCACCCCCAAGGATAAAAAGCCCAGAATTAGGAAAGGTAAGACAAGCAGCACTCAGCCAAATCTGACAGTGAAGCAGGAGGGCAACATGTCAGATGACTGCCCCCTCTTTTTGTCAAACCCATCCCTGGAGACTTGCAACTTCATAGAGGACAGCTTGTCACCAGAGCTACCACACAACTATACCTTTGATATAAATGTTATTGATCAGACTGAGTTCTCCAGCCCATATAGCAGTAGCCAGTTTGTCCTGACTGACAAAAATTTACCAGTTAAGTTCCTGAGTGATGTAAGCCAGGAAGCTATAACTGCTCAGACTTTGGGGTTTGAGAAGAAACTTGATAGGCTGCTTGGTTGTGGGGAGGAGCTTCAAAGGGGCTCTGACTGGCACAAAGCAGGGCCTATCAGTCCTGACCTCTTTGATAGACCTGAGAACCGGGAGTCTGTATCAAATCACCTCACATTCCTTGACTCTGAGAGAATCAAGAGCAGAGAGTGTGACTTCTCTATATGTAAAGCCCATACCCTCAGCCCCTTTCAAGACTTTCACTGTGAGAGAAAAGAGTTGCTCTTTTCCGTCTGTGATCCTGTCCTACCACTGACTTTAAGCTCAGCATCCTTTGTTGACCAGGAGGGCTCACCGACAGCAGAGCTTCTAGATGGCATTGATGGACTGACGTCCACCACACCCAGTAGCTCTCCCCGCTCCATCGGTTCACTATCCCAGGTGAGGGCAAGCCAGCTGCTGCGGGGGGCAGGAGGTGGAGCCCACATCCTCAAACCCCTCATGTCCCCTCCAAGCCGGGAGGAGATCCTCAACACTCTGCTGGACCTGGAGATGTCGGAGGCTACCTTCCAGGAGCCTTTCTGCAGCGACCCCTCTGATGCTCCAGGAAAACCAAT GGAGGTTGGTGGCCGTAAGCTAACAGTGGGTACCAGACTGGCTAAGGAGCTAGCAGAGTTCAGCGGAGACCTGTCTTTGGAGGGCCTCCATTTCTGGAAGACAGCTTTCTCAGCTATGACACACCCCACCACCATTACCTCATCTTCCCAAGCCCAGGGAGCCGAGGCCTCAGAAGCAGGTAAAGAGCTGGCCAAGCCCGACCCATCCTCAGCCAGCGACAAGAAAGTCGTTCTTTTGCCCTGCAAAAACCCACCAAGCCGAGAGTGTGTGCATCTGTGGCTGGAAGCCAGGAAACAGTATGAGTGTTTACAAAAATGGAGGAGAGACACAGGGCTGCTGAAGAATGGGAGGGCTGGGTTGGATGTTGAGGAGGAGAACCCAGAGAGAACCACGCAGCCATCTGCGTCATGCTGCCCAACAGTGAAGGTTGAGCTGTGTGGGAACCTTTCTAGTATCAGGActcaaagaagaaagaaagggagcCTGTCCTTAATCATCTCTCCTATGAAGAATACAGGCTCTCAAAGTAAATCCTCAGAGGTGAGTCCAGTTTCAGATGAAGGTGCTGTgggacaagaaaaagaagatgatgatgatgatgatgacgacaaTAAAACCACCTTTCCAGGGTCCCCAGAGCTGCCTCCATGGCAGCAGTCCTCTCAGCCCAGCCCCTCAGGTCCAGACCAGCTCAGTGAAaacagacaaagtgaaaacttttCAGAACCACTGTCACCTAGGCTCTCTAACTCCCTAGAGAGACTAGGAGAGAACTATAGTCCCTCACCCCTTCATGTCAGTAACAGGGAAGAGGGCAGGACTAGTCCCCATCTCCTTCCCAGCACCCCCTTCTTAAGAAAGTGGCGGAGAAGCCAAGAAGATCTAGAGCCAGTGTGCAGCACGCCCATATCTGAGG ATACTCCCATTTCTCAGAGActccagcagaggaggagaagccaGGCTGACCCACTGAGAAGAGTGTTACTGACCACACAGACAAAG AACCAGTTTGCTGCTTTGAATGTGCCAAAGAAAGATAACTCTCAGATTGAAGGGCCCAGTATAGCCAACTCTTACGGCTTCAAAATCAGCATGCAGAACTTGCAGGATGCCAAAGCTCTGCATGAG GTCCAGTACCTAACACTGATGGGCATGGAGCTCCATGCAAGAACCCGTCGTGACCTCGAACCTGACCCCGAGTTCGACCCAATATGTGCCTTATTCTACTGCCTCAGTTCTGATGCTCCCCTGCCAGATGTAGACAGCACCCAACTGACTGGTGCCATTGTGGTGGACAAAGACTATCAAAGTTGTGACCAAG GAGGTTACAAAGGAGCAGCGCCCCTGCTGGTCAGGTCGGGCATCTCTGGGCTGCAGGTGAAATACGCCACCGATGAGAAGATGCTGTTTCAGGAGCTTATCGCTATCATGAGGAG GTTTGACCCGGACATCCTGTTGGGATACGAGGTGCAGATGCGCTCCTGGGGCTACCTTCTTCAGCGTGCTGCGGTGCTCCGAGTGGACCTGTGTCAGCAGCTGTCACGAGTGCCAG GTGACTCCAAAGAGAACCACTTCACCACAGACAGGGATGAGTACGGAGCCGACACCATGACTGAGATCAGCATCACTGGACGCATCACCCTCAACCTGTGGAGGGTGATGAAGACTGAG GTGACGTTGAACAACTATAGTTTTGAGAATACGGCTTTCCATGTGCTCCACCAGCGTTTTCCCCTGTACAGCCCCCGCACGCTGTCCGACTGGTTTGACCACAACACCGACTTATACAG GTGGAAGATGGTCGATCACTACATGAGCCGAGTGTGCGGCACCATGCAGCTCCTGCAGCAGCACGACATCGTCGGCAGAACCAGCGAGCTGGCCAGGCTTTTTGGGATTCAGTTCTTCCATGTGCTGACCCGAGGATCACAg TACCGCGTTGAGTCCATGATGCTACGCTTGGCCAAGCCTCTGAACTACATCGCCGTGACACCCAGCATCCAGCAGCGAGCCCAGCAGAGGGCGCCACAGTGCCTCCCGCTGGTGATGGAGCCCGAGTCGCGCTTCTACAGTAACTCAGTGGTCGTGCTGGACTTCCAGTCCCTCTATCCCTCCATCGTCATCGCGTACAACTACTGCTTCTCCACCTGCCTTGGCCACATGGACAGCCTGGGAAC GCCTGATGAGTTTAAGTTTGGCTGCACCTCCCTGCGGGTTCCTCCCGATCTCCTCTACCAGCTCCGCAACGACATCGCCGTGTCACCCAATGGCATCGCCTTCGTCAAG TCCTCAGTGCGTAAAGGGGTCCTGCCAAGCATGCTGGAAGAGATCCTCAACACGAGGATCATGGTGAAGCAGTCAATGAAAACCTACAAGCAGGACAAAGCCCTCACGAGGCTGCTCGAAGCCCGACAGCTCGGACTCAAGCTCATTGCCAACGTCACCTTCGGCTACGCTGCGGCCAACTACTCTGGACGCATGCCCAGCGTGGAG GTTGGAGACAGCATCGTTCACAAAGCCAGAGAGACCCTGGAGAGAGCCATCAAGCTGGTCAATGACACTAAGAAATGGGGAGCGCGTGTTGTGTACGGAGACACGGACAG catgtttgttttgctgaagGGAGCCACCAAAGAGCAGGCCTTTAAGATCGGCAACGAGATCGCTGAGGCGGTGACCGCAACCAATCCCAAGCCTGTCAAGCTCAAGTTTGAGAAG GTGTACCTGCCCTGCGTCCTGCAGACAAAGAAGCGCTACGTGGGATACATGTACGAAAACCTTGACCAAAAGGAACCCGTGTTTGACGCCAAAGGGATCGAGACAGTGCGCCGTGACGGCTGCCCCGCTGTTTCCAAG ATTCTGGAGCGTTCCATTAAGCTGCTGTTTGAGACGCGGGACATCAGCCAGGTCAAACAGTTTGTGCAGCGTCAGTGTGTCAAGGTTCTGGACGGTCGGGCCAGCATGCAGGACCTGACCTTCGCCAAGGAGTACAGAGGCAGTGGCTCGTACCGGCCCGGGGCCTGCGTCCCTGCACTGGAGCTCACCAG GCGTATGATGGTGTACGACCGTCGCCTGGAGCCGCGCGTGGGAGAGCGGGTGCCCTACGTGGTCGTGTACGGGACGCCCGGCATGCCCCTCATCCAGCTGGTGCGTCGGCCCATGGAGCTTCTGCAGGACCCCGGCCTCCGACTCAACGCCACCTACTACATCACCAAGCAGATCCTGCCGCCGCTGGCCCGCATGTTCCAGCTGATCGGAGTGGACGTGTTCAGCTGGTACCAGGAGCTCCCCAGG ATCCAGAAAGCGTCCTGCTCCTCCGCGATGGGTGGAGAGGAAGCGGGGAGGAAGGGAACCATTTCTCAGTACTTCACCACGCTTCATTGCCCCGTGTGCGACGAGCTGACCCAGCTGGGCGTATGCTCGCGGTGTCGTGCCGAGCCCCAGCGAGTTGTTGTTACACTCTACCAGGACATAAGACGGTGGGAGAGTCAGCAAGACCAGCTGCTGAAG gtcTGTAGGAACTGTAGTGGCTGCGCAGACCGGCAGGTTCCCTGTGTGTCCCTGGACTGCCCCGTCCTGTACAAGCTGGCCCGGGTCAACAGACAGCTCTCCAAGGCCCCCTACCTCCGACAGCTGCTGGAGCAGTTCTGA